A portion of the Stigmatella aurantiaca DW4/3-1 genome contains these proteins:
- the acnA gene encoding aconitate hydratase AcnA, which yields MTDSFGTKSQLKVGSATYDFYSLGKLAQKNAAVSRLPLSLKVLLENLLRHEDGRVVKKEHVEKMLAWDPKATPDTEISFHPARVLLQDFTGVPAVVDLAAMREALASMGGDPAKINPRNPADLVIDHSVQVDTFATTASYKENAELEFERNRERYAFLRWGSNAFKNFGVVPPDIGICHQVNLEYLAQVTFRQGNVACPDTLVGTDSHTTMINGIGVVGWGVGGIEAEAALLGQPITMLIPQVVGFKLTGQLPAGATATDLVLTVTQMLRKKGVVGKFVEFYGNGVKNLSLPDRATIANMAPEYGATIGFFPVDEESLAYLRFTGRPDEVVALTEAYCREQGLFRLDSAPEPVFSDTLELDLATVVPSLAGPKRPQDRVPLTDMKGAYEKALVEMLAAGKSKGEDDEGGGKAKAPAAPVPPERLQQTSTVTSGSESYKLGHGAVVIAAITSCTNTSNPAVLVGAGILAKKAVERGLTSKPWVKTSLAPGSRVVTEYLKEAGLLPYLEGVGFHVVGYGCTTCIGNSGPLTEPVANAVTEGDLVVAAVLSGNRNFEGRINPHVRMNYLASPPLVVAYALAGDVNRDLNKEPVGHDRNGKPVFLKDIWPTNEEIREIIRTAVKPEQFRRQYAHAMEGDTLWQQLQVNKGNTFQWEEKSTYVRKPPFFENLPKEPAPLKDIHGAHVLAVLGDSVTTDHISPAGNIAKNSPAAKYLMAEGVEPKDFNSYGARRGNHEVMVRGTFANIRLKNLLVPGVEGGVTVHIPTREKTTIYDASMKYQQEGTPLVVLAGAEYGTGSSRDWAAKGTQLLGVKAVIAKSFERIHRSNLVGMGVLPLQFEAGQDAQSLGLTGHEKFTITGVAEGLAPQKVLTVKAEGEGGTKEFKALCRIDTPNELDYYRHGGILQYVLRQLAKA from the coding sequence ATGACGGACAGTTTCGGCACGAAGAGCCAGCTCAAGGTGGGCTCCGCGACCTACGACTTCTACAGCCTGGGCAAGCTGGCCCAGAAGAATGCGGCCGTGAGCCGCCTGCCCCTCTCCCTCAAGGTGCTCCTGGAGAACCTGCTGCGCCACGAGGATGGGCGCGTGGTGAAGAAGGAGCATGTCGAGAAGATGCTGGCGTGGGACCCCAAGGCCACGCCGGACACGGAGATCTCCTTCCACCCGGCGCGCGTGCTCCTCCAGGACTTCACGGGCGTGCCGGCGGTGGTGGACCTGGCGGCCATGCGCGAGGCGCTGGCGTCCATGGGGGGCGATCCCGCGAAGATCAACCCCCGCAACCCCGCCGACCTGGTCATCGACCACTCCGTGCAGGTGGACACCTTCGCCACCACGGCCTCTTATAAGGAGAACGCGGAGCTGGAGTTCGAGCGCAACCGGGAGCGCTATGCCTTCCTGCGCTGGGGCTCGAACGCGTTCAAGAACTTCGGGGTGGTGCCGCCGGACATCGGCATCTGCCACCAGGTGAACCTGGAGTACCTGGCCCAGGTGACGTTCCGCCAGGGCAACGTGGCCTGCCCGGACACGCTGGTGGGCACCGACAGCCACACGACGATGATCAACGGCATCGGCGTGGTGGGCTGGGGCGTGGGCGGCATCGAGGCCGAGGCGGCGCTGCTGGGCCAGCCCATCACCATGCTGATTCCGCAGGTGGTGGGCTTCAAGCTGACCGGGCAGCTGCCGGCCGGGGCCACGGCGACGGACCTGGTGCTCACCGTCACCCAGATGCTTCGCAAGAAGGGCGTGGTGGGCAAGTTCGTCGAGTTCTACGGCAACGGCGTGAAGAACCTGTCGCTGCCGGACCGGGCCACCATCGCCAACATGGCGCCCGAGTACGGGGCGACCATCGGCTTCTTCCCGGTGGATGAGGAGAGCCTGGCGTACCTGCGCTTCACGGGCCGTCCGGACGAGGTGGTGGCGCTCACCGAGGCGTACTGCCGGGAGCAGGGGCTGTTCCGGCTGGACAGCGCGCCCGAGCCCGTCTTCAGCGACACGCTGGAGCTGGACCTGGCCACGGTGGTGCCGAGCCTGGCGGGCCCCAAGCGGCCCCAGGACCGCGTGCCCCTGACGGACATGAAGGGCGCGTACGAGAAGGCGCTGGTGGAGATGCTGGCGGCCGGCAAGAGCAAGGGCGAGGACGACGAGGGCGGCGGCAAGGCCAAGGCCCCGGCGGCGCCGGTGCCCCCCGAGCGCCTGCAGCAGACCTCCACCGTCACCTCGGGCAGCGAGAGCTACAAGCTGGGCCACGGCGCGGTGGTCATCGCGGCCATCACCTCGTGCACCAACACCTCCAACCCGGCGGTGCTGGTGGGCGCGGGCATCCTGGCCAAGAAGGCGGTGGAGCGCGGCTTGACGTCCAAGCCCTGGGTGAAGACGAGCCTGGCGCCGGGCAGCCGCGTGGTGACCGAGTACCTCAAGGAGGCGGGCCTGCTGCCGTACCTGGAGGGCGTGGGCTTCCACGTGGTGGGCTACGGGTGCACCACGTGCATCGGCAACTCCGGGCCGCTGACGGAGCCGGTGGCCAACGCCGTGACGGAGGGCGACCTGGTGGTGGCGGCGGTGCTCTCGGGCAACCGCAACTTCGAGGGCCGCATCAACCCGCACGTGCGCATGAACTACCTGGCCTCGCCGCCGCTCGTGGTGGCGTACGCGCTGGCGGGCGACGTGAACCGGGACCTGAACAAGGAGCCGGTGGGGCATGACCGCAACGGCAAGCCGGTGTTCCTCAAGGACATCTGGCCGACCAACGAGGAGATCCGCGAGATCATCCGCACGGCGGTGAAGCCCGAGCAGTTCCGCCGCCAGTACGCCCACGCCATGGAGGGCGACACGCTCTGGCAGCAGCTCCAGGTGAACAAGGGCAACACGTTCCAGTGGGAGGAGAAGTCCACCTACGTGCGCAAGCCCCCGTTCTTCGAGAACCTGCCCAAGGAGCCGGCCCCGCTCAAGGACATCCACGGCGCGCACGTGCTGGCGGTGCTGGGCGACTCGGTGACGACGGACCACATCTCGCCCGCGGGCAACATCGCCAAGAACAGCCCGGCGGCCAAGTACCTGATGGCCGAGGGCGTGGAGCCCAAGGACTTCAACTCCTACGGCGCACGCCGCGGCAACCACGAGGTGATGGTGCGCGGCACCTTCGCCAACATCCGCCTGAAGAACCTGCTGGTTCCCGGGGTGGAGGGCGGGGTGACGGTGCACATCCCCACCCGCGAGAAGACGACCATCTACGACGCCTCCATGAAGTACCAGCAGGAGGGCACGCCGCTGGTGGTGCTGGCCGGGGCTGAGTACGGCACGGGCTCCAGCCGCGACTGGGCGGCCAAGGGCACGCAGCTCCTGGGCGTGAAGGCGGTCATCGCCAAGAGCTTCGAGCGCATCCACCGCTCGAACCTGGTGGGCATGGGCGTGCTGCCGTTGCAGTTCGAGGCGGGCCAGGACGCGCAGTCGCTGGGGCTCACCGGCCACGAGAAGTTCACCATCACGGGCGTCGCCGAGGGGCTGGCGCCGCAGAAGGTGCTGACGGTGAAGGCCGAGGGCGAGGGCGGCACGAAGGAGTTCAAGGCGCTGTGCCGCATCGACACGCCCAACGAGCTCGACTACTACCGCCACGGCGGCATCCTGCAGTACGTGCTGCGCCAGCTCGCCAAGGCCTAG
- a CDS encoding S41 family peptidase, giving the protein MARKGTPTCGLVADLPPDALSGLGSRPLVLGTTAWRDEEGLYTGPLVVLTNRRTASAAEQAAALLKDGAGARLLGERTLGSGCGYTNGGLPVVLKHSKLRVNMPDCIRYRQDGTNEQRGLQPDIPVAWGALEGPEVRARQWMEALRASLEAP; this is encoded by the coding sequence GTGGCCCGCAAGGGAACGCCCACCTGTGGGTTGGTGGCGGATCTGCCGCCGGATGCGCTCTCGGGGCTTGGCTCACGCCCCCTCGTTCTGGGCACGACGGCGTGGCGTGACGAGGAGGGGCTCTATACGGGGCCGCTGGTGGTGCTGACCAACCGGCGGACCGCGTCGGCGGCGGAGCAGGCCGCCGCGCTGTTGAAGGATGGCGCGGGGGCGCGGCTCCTGGGAGAGCGGACCCTGGGCAGTGGGTGCGGATACACGAACGGTGGACTGCCCGTGGTGCTCAAGCACTCGAAGCTGCGGGTCAACATGCCCGATTGCATCCGCTACCGGCAGGACGGCACCAACGAGCAGCGTGGGCTCCAGCCAGACATTCCGGTGGCCTGGGGGGCTCTCGAGGGTCCCGAGGTTCGGGCGCGCCAGTGGATGGAGGCTTTGCGTGCCTCGCTCGAGGCTCCTTGA
- a CDS encoding HD domain-containing protein has protein sequence MPTLEDAIALAVEAHRGQRDKAGQTYILHPLRVMMRLETEAERMAAILHDVVEDTPYTLERLRALGYPEEVLGALDCLTKREGETYEAFVERIRPHPLARRVKLADLEDNMDVRRLPSVGPREAERLTRYRAAWSRLKEA, from the coding sequence ATGCCCACCTTGGAAGACGCCATCGCCCTGGCCGTGGAGGCCCACCGGGGCCAACGCGACAAGGCGGGGCAGACCTACATCCTCCACCCCCTGCGGGTGATGATGCGCCTGGAGACGGAGGCCGAGCGGATGGCGGCCATCCTCCACGACGTGGTGGAGGACACCCCCTACACGCTGGAGCGGCTGCGCGCCCTGGGCTACCCGGAAGAGGTGCTGGGCGCGCTGGACTGCCTCACCAAGCGGGAGGGGGAGACGTACGAGGCCTTCGTCGAGCGCATCCGCCCCCACCCGTTGGCCCGCCGCGTGAAGCTGGCGGACCTGGAAGACAACATGGATGTGCGGCGGCTGCCCTCCGTGGGGCCCCGGGAGGCCGAGCGCCTCACGCGCTACCGCGCCGCCTGGAGCCGCCTCAAAGAGGCCTGA
- a CDS encoding peptide chain release factor-like protein produces the protein MSVSPIRRQAALAALKLDDEALLKTCEVEYFIASGPGGQHRNTTASGVRLTHPSTELSVTATERRSQIQNKGVALERLREGLKVLTFVPKVRRATKPTKGSQRRRLEGKKQESQKKALRGKKDLW, from the coding sequence ATGAGCGTTTCCCCGATCCGGAGACAAGCAGCGCTGGCGGCCCTCAAGCTCGACGACGAGGCGCTGCTGAAAACGTGCGAGGTGGAGTACTTCATCGCCTCTGGCCCAGGTGGGCAGCACCGCAACACCACGGCCAGCGGCGTGCGCCTGACCCACCCCTCCACGGAGCTGTCCGTCACCGCCACCGAGCGCCGCAGCCAGATCCAGAACAAGGGTGTGGCGCTGGAGCGGCTCCGGGAGGGGCTCAAGGTGCTCACCTTCGTGCCCAAGGTCCGCCGGGCCACCAAGCCCACGAAGGGCTCCCAGCGGCGCCGGTTGGAGGGCAAGAAGCAGGAGAGCCAGAAAAAAGCCCTGCGTGGCAAGAAGGACCTCTGGTGA
- a CDS encoding NAD(P)-dependent alcohol dehydrogenase — MQTKAYQLIAWQQPPELRAVDVREPGPGEVLIKVGGAGTCRTDLNLMGMPAGAMPYTLPFTLGHETAGWVEALGAGVTGLERGEPVLVYGPWGCGRCGPCRQGAENHCERVFELRSHGGGVGRDGGLAHYLLVPSSRLLVPLGSLDPRDAAPLTDAALTPYHAIKKALPLLVPGSTAVVIGAGGLGQMALQLLSALSPTRVIAVDASPEKLARARELGVPDAVLADTQTAAHLRELTHGRGAELVLDLVGTNETLALAAQALRPRGQLTLVGLSGGVLPFHFFALPLECQVVAPYWGTLPELMEVLALAEAGRLRMTVERFPLERVAEAYQRMREGTLKGRAVITPHG; from the coding sequence GTGCAAACGAAGGCTTATCAACTCATCGCGTGGCAGCAACCACCGGAACTGCGAGCGGTCGACGTCCGGGAACCTGGGCCCGGTGAGGTGCTCATCAAGGTGGGCGGTGCGGGCACGTGCCGCACGGACCTCAACCTCATGGGCATGCCCGCGGGCGCCATGCCTTACACCTTGCCCTTCACCTTGGGCCACGAAACCGCGGGGTGGGTGGAGGCCTTGGGAGCCGGTGTCACGGGCCTGGAGCGGGGCGAGCCGGTGCTCGTCTATGGCCCGTGGGGCTGCGGGCGCTGCGGCCCCTGCCGGCAGGGGGCGGAGAACCACTGTGAGCGGGTCTTCGAGCTGCGCTCACATGGAGGGGGCGTGGGCCGGGATGGAGGCCTGGCCCACTACCTGCTCGTCCCCTCCTCGCGCCTGCTCGTGCCGCTGGGCTCCCTGGATCCCCGCGACGCCGCGCCCCTGACGGATGCGGCCCTGACGCCCTACCACGCCATCAAGAAGGCCCTCCCGCTGCTCGTGCCGGGCTCCACGGCCGTGGTCATCGGCGCCGGGGGGCTGGGGCAGATGGCCCTCCAGTTGCTGAGCGCGCTGAGCCCCACGCGGGTCATCGCCGTGGATGCGTCCCCGGAGAAACTCGCCCGGGCCCGGGAACTGGGCGTCCCCGACGCGGTCCTCGCGGACACGCAAACCGCCGCCCACCTCCGGGAGCTGACCCACGGACGCGGCGCGGAGCTCGTGCTGGACCTGGTGGGCACCAACGAGACCCTGGCGCTGGCGGCCCAGGCCCTGAGGCCGCGCGGGCAGCTCACGTTGGTGGGGCTCAGCGGGGGCGTCCTGCCCTTTCACTTCTTCGCCCTGCCGCTGGAGTGCCAGGTGGTCGCCCCCTACTGGGGCACCCTGCCCGAGCTGATGGAAGTGCTCGCCCTGGCGGAGGCGGGCCGCCTGCGCATGACGGTGGAGCGCTTCCCGCTGGAGCGGGTCGCGGAGGCCTACCAGCGCATGCGGGAAGGGACCCTGAAGGGCCGCGCCGTCATCACCCCCCACGGGTGA
- the def gene encoding peptide deformylase, whose translation MVLKIVQAGEPVLRQRARELTPEEISSPEVKQLIQLMRDTMRDAPGVGLAAPQVGVGLRLVVVEDRAEYHVGIKPEDLSARERQPVDFHVLINPTLVVEDPALVEFHEGCLSVAGFSALVPRARGVRVEALDEHGAPVTLVAKGWYARILQHEFDHLEGRLYLDRMEPRSFSTAENHRRHWAGRSTAEVRGALGLPERPQ comes from the coding sequence ATGGTGCTGAAGATCGTCCAGGCGGGAGAGCCGGTGTTGCGGCAGCGGGCCCGGGAGCTGACCCCCGAGGAGATCTCCAGCCCCGAGGTGAAGCAGCTCATCCAGCTCATGCGGGACACGATGCGGGACGCACCGGGCGTGGGGCTCGCGGCGCCCCAAGTCGGGGTCGGGCTGCGGCTGGTGGTGGTGGAGGACCGGGCCGAGTACCACGTGGGCATCAAGCCGGAGGACCTGTCCGCGCGCGAACGCCAGCCGGTGGACTTCCACGTCCTCATCAACCCCACGCTGGTGGTGGAGGATCCGGCGCTGGTGGAATTTCACGAGGGGTGTCTGAGCGTGGCCGGCTTCTCGGCGCTGGTGCCCAGGGCGCGCGGTGTCCGCGTGGAGGCGCTGGACGAGCACGGGGCCCCGGTGACCCTGGTGGCCAAGGGCTGGTACGCCCGCATTCTCCAGCACGAGTTCGACCACCTGGAAGGGAGGCTCTACCTGGACCGGATGGAGCCCCGGAGCTTCTCCACCGCCGAGAACCATCGCCGCCACTGGGCGGGCCGGTCCACCGCCGAGGTCCGCGGGGCGCTCGGGTTGCCCGAGCGCCCCCAGTAA
- a CDS encoding GlsB/YeaQ/YmgE family stress response membrane protein, giving the protein MALETILLWAVIGLIAGWLASAVVGGGYGVIGDIVVGVVGAFLGGFIFRALGTGAPFGGLAGTIFVAFIGAIVLLLILRAIRSATFRRA; this is encoded by the coding sequence ATGGCCTTGGAAACAATCTTGTTGTGGGCGGTCATTGGACTCATCGCGGGGTGGCTCGCGTCCGCGGTGGTGGGCGGTGGCTATGGCGTCATTGGGGACATCGTGGTGGGGGTGGTGGGCGCATTCCTCGGAGGCTTCATCTTCCGGGCGCTCGGCACGGGAGCCCCCTTCGGCGGCCTGGCGGGAACCATCTTCGTGGCGTTCATCGGCGCCATCGTGTTGCTCTTGATTCTCCGAGCCATTCGATCAGCCACCTTCCGAAGAGCCTGA